The Candidatus Cloacimonadota bacterium genome includes a window with the following:
- a CDS encoding transposase, which produces MRSSYKFSNEATELYFITFTIVEWIPMFTNKRCCNIMIDNLKFYRREQGLKIHYYVIMDNHLHLIVSSNNNVSRIIKNLKSYTTKEIIKKLKSDRRKWILNLLKYYKKKGKKDSEYQVWQEGSHPQIIKDYEMLNQKINYIHFNPVKRGLVSEPEHWIYSSARNYAGKDYIMDVDELEF; this is translated from the coding sequence ATGAGAAGTTCATATAAATTTAGCAATGAAGCTACCGAGCTATACTTTATCACATTCACTATAGTTGAATGGATACCAATGTTTACTAACAAGAGATGTTGTAATATAATGATAGATAACTTAAAATTTTATAGAAGAGAGCAGGGATTGAAAATTCATTATTATGTTATAATGGATAATCATTTACATCTTATAGTCTCTTCCAATAACAATGTTAGTAGGATTATAAAAAATCTCAAAAGTTATACTACCAAAGAAATAATAAAAAAACTAAAAAGTGATAGAAGAAAATGGATTTTAAACCTTTTGAAATACTATAAAAAGAAAGGGAAAAAGGATTCTGAATATCAGGTTTGGCAAGAAGGAAGCCACCCCCAAATAATTAAGGATTATGAGATGTTAAATCAGAAGATAAATTATATCCATTTTAATCCTGTAAAAAGAGGATTAGTTTCAGAACCAGAACATTGGATTTATTCTAGTGCCAGAAATTATGCAGGGAAAGATTATATAATGGATGTTGATGAACTGGAGTTTTAA
- the citD gene encoding citrate lyase acyl carrier protein yields MQNKIKHNSTCGKFERSDCLVSIESYDTLKIEINSKVKKLFGKEIEKTIRKVIKENNIEKIFIKIDDYGALDWVIRARLECALQRASV; encoded by the coding sequence ATGCAAAACAAGATTAAACATAATTCAACCTGTGGAAAGTTTGAAAGGTCTGATTGTTTGGTTAGTATTGAGTCCTATGACACTTTGAAAATTGAGATTAATAGTAAGGTAAAAAAGTTGTTTGGAAAAGAAATTGAAAAAACAATTAGGAAAGTTATAAAAGAAAATAATATTGAGAAGATTTTTATAAAGATAGACGATTATGGTGCGCTTGATTGGGTGATTAGAGCAAGATTGGAATGTGCATTGCAAAGAGCGAGTGTTTAA